A region from the Dendropsophus ebraccatus isolate aDenEbr1 chromosome 1, aDenEbr1.pat, whole genome shotgun sequence genome encodes:
- the LOC138779667 gene encoding uncharacterized protein: MPMDAFDKLVEILGPHLKKQDTEMRKAITPKERLMITLRFLATGESFASLHLQFRVGTSTISAIVRSTCHVIWEYLQPISMPSPTQETWLQAAAGFQSVANFPNCIGAVDGKHVRVLQPPRSGSLYFNYKKYFSVVLMAVADVNYKFIAIEVGAYGGTGDSRVLMTSEFGRQVIVNQVTLPPPRSLPGTNHPVPFVLVSDEAFPLMNNLLRPYPQRGLNARRRVFNYRLSRARRFVECTFGILCSKWRVFTSAMQLDEATVDSVIKAACVLHNFVRDYDASLDIEVDTHEAFDGTPVNWGLGRPSNRGVLVREAFTDYFGSPEGALPWHLIQPP; this comes from the exons ATGCCAATGGATGCCTTTGATAAATTGGTAGAAATTTTGGGTCCACATCTCAAGAAGCAGGATACAGAAATGCGAAAAGCCATCACTCCCAAGGAGCGACTGATGATCACGTTGAG ATTTCTGGCAACTGGGGAGAGTtttgcatcgttgcacctccaattcagaGTCGGGACATCTACTATCTCTGCAATTGTGAGGTCAACATGCCACGTGATTTGGGAGTACTTGCAGCCCATTTCAATGCCCAGTCCAACTCAGGAGACATGGTTGCaggcagcagcaggctttcagtctgtggccaactTCCCGAACTGCATAGGTGCCGTCGACGGTAAGCATGTTcgagttctgcagccaccgcgatcaggatcactgtACTTCAACTACAAGAAGTATTTTTCAGTGGTCCTGATGGCGGTGGCTGATGTGAACTATAAGTTCATTGCTATCGAAGTCGGTGCCTATGGAGGGACCGGGGACTCCCGAGTGCTGATGACATCTGAATTTGGGAGGCAAGTAATTGTAAATCAGGTGACTCTACCCCCTCCACGTTCTCTCCCGGGTACCAACCATCCAGTCCCCTTCGTCTTGGTATCGGATGAGGCCTTTCCACTGATGAATAACCTGCTGCGCCCATACCCACAGAGGGGCTTGAATGCCCGGAGAAGAGTCTTCAATTataggctgagccgggcacgacGCTTCGTGGAGTGCACCTTCGGGATCCTGTGTAGTAAGTGGAGGGTCTTCACCAGTGCTATGCAGTTGGATGAAGCCACAGTTGACAGTGTCATCAAAGCTGCATGTGTGCTCCACAACTTTGTGCGTGACTACGATGCTAGTTTGGACATTGAGGTGGACACACATGAAGCTTTTGATGGCACCCCTGTCAACTGGGGCTTGGGGCGGCCATCCAACCGTGGTGTACTGGTGAGGGAAGCCTTCACCGACTATTTCGGGTCCCCCGAAGGTGCTTTGCCCTGGCATTTGATTCAGCCTCCGTGA